From the genome of Medicago truncatula cultivar Jemalong A17 chromosome 2, MtrunA17r5.0-ANR, whole genome shotgun sequence:
ttaattacacacatgtcaggttaaaaaaaataaaaactaaattaactACACAGTGGCGTGCCACGTCAGCAAATGGAGTGTGTCAGATGGGATTagggatgttttttttttggagaattttcattttttaaggttgaaatctaaacaattttttttacagggggtaaatcgaaATTCGCCAAATTATAGGGatggtaaagacatattaacccttgaaataaatataatttggaAACTAACATAAGACTATGAAcgtttttcattttaaaaaactaacaaaacttaaatttgtaaaaaaatcttactgcaaaatcaaagaaaactcAATTACATTCCTAATTTTTCCATCGCTTCCATCTAAATccttaaaaataagttaaatggctgaaaaaggtaattaagtcataagttaataatataaaaagtaaCATGGCATGgttcattaattaaattgatactttgcatatttttctataaaaagtcGTTAAATGGGGTGAATTAAAGTAGTATCCAATTAGTAATTTAGTATAGGTGAAGATACCTCTCCCTCATATATAGTCACTCGCGCAAAGGACGCACTAAATGAATGGAGTTGTATGCAACGAGCAAAGGCATCAATCCACAACAAAAATTCAGAGCACGCTTGGATCAAACCACCGGTTGGCATGATCAAATGTAATGTAGATGCAGCTGCTTTCGACAATAACTCTGTTATGGGGTATGGTATGTGTTTCCGTGACTCTATGGGTGTATTATTACTTGGCAAATCAGACTTCTACTACTCATCAGCCACTGTTTTAGAGGCTGAGTCTTTAGGCCTTCTAGATGCTATCAAAGTGGCTATCTCACATGGAATGCGTGACATACTGACATCATGTTTGAGACCGATTCAAAAATCTTATCTGATGCTATTGCCGCCGCCACTATTCCCATCAACGAGTTCGGTGATCTTGTAACTCATTGTAGAAGGTTACTTCTTAGTAGACCCGACTTTGTAGTGTCGTATGTTAGGAGGCAAGCAAATAGAGTTGCTCATAATATTGCTAGAGCATCACTATCTCACCCTAGCCCTCATATCTTTCATCATGTAACACCTACTTTGTATCcgttaatttttaatgaaatgaactAACTTTgcctttgctcaaaaaaaaaaaaaaaaaaagataccaTGGTGGATCAAATTTGGTCTTAGCTTTTGTCTGTATTATCTTACCCGACAAGCATTCCTTATGCAGCATCAAATCTCACTATCCCTTTGGAGATTTACTATTTCTTTATTTAGTTAATAAGAGTCCCGGTCACAAGTTAATAAGAGTAGGACACCAAAATTAACCAAATACTAACAAATAAGTTCTTAAAATTGAAAGTTTTATTAACTAAATAAAGAAATAGTAAATATTCATTAAATTGAAagtttttattcattaaaaaaagcttaaatatgaaaatagtctCTGCAAACAtctgacattttggttttagtccctgtaaaaatatttttttggttttaatccctgcaaatataaaaaatttggttttggtccttggtactttgttttagtccttgtaaaattgattcatattggatttggtccttgtaatatgtagaatatttgattttagttcatcaaaatgaggactaaaatgaatattatagagaccaatttcaatatgaaatgattttacaaggattaaaacaaaataccaatgaccaaaaccaaatattctatatttacTGGGactaaaaccaatttttttttataaggactaaaatcaaaacgccAAATATTTGTAGGAAtcatttccatatttaagcctaacaAAAATATCCGGTTATCTCTAAATCAACAATTTTGAGGAATCTAAATTGTGAAATAGAGATCAATAAATATTCTAAATAAATTGTGGTTAATATGTTTGAAATGAACATGTCATGAACAATATCTCAAATATGGATTTAATTGATTCATggtcgagtttttttttttttttttttaccctaaAGTATCTTCATCCTGAAACCAAGGACATTTGATATAGAGAGATTACTTAAACAATTGATCTCTTCCAACAAAAAGATGTTCTATACATATCAATTACAGATCTAACTTATAATTACATGCTTAAGAAACTTAGTTATCTCTCAACTATATCACACTATGTTAGATTTTTTGACAAGACACTATATGATCGTGTCTTATTGGATACAAACATCATCGAGTTTGATTGGATTTAAGGTTATGTTTGGATCTAAAAATTGACTCCAAACAAATGTTAGAGTTAagtttcatgttgttaaatgaACTTGGATCTCGTTCTAAAAACTagttaaatgaataaaaatgtcaaaacacaTCTATACACTCAATCGTCTAAGAATGAATCTAAACAATATAAGACTCCAAACAAACTACAAATAACTTCAATAAAACTCACAAAAAATTCATCTTAACTCGTCCTTTGTCCACCCTACACCTTGTACAACCCTTATTGGCTCCATTTTATgttgagtagtgatatttgaacaaccatttttgacAACTATCATGACAACTTCCTTTTCCTCTCTttctattggtcaaaaacaatggaaagagaaaaaggaagagagagaataaaaacataatgtgagtatgaaagagagaaTTGTCAAAAGattgtcataaaatggttgtacaaatatcatttctcttttacgATTCCATTCCATTACACCCcacatttaattataataacatTATTTTCACACCCTCTttctcaaaaataataatatcattattGATTTAATTCTGAGTTTCATTCCATATGGTTGTTTTGACACTCATCACCCCCACTCTGTTCTGTTCTTCCTCTGCGCTTTTCTCAACCGCTgttattcaatttcaatcacTCATTCATAATTCTCCAGACAAAGGTAAAAATatcaacatgcatgcataacCTGTTATTACACATTCCTcatttcaatctttttttctttcttgttattATTATCCTCATATAAtctgcatttttttctttcttgtattACTTTTTCACAATTCTACATTCTCATATAATAACGAGGTTTGTTTTCAAGATTCATTCACATGCGTGACATTGTTTTGGCTTGTTCTGAATTGGTCTTTCTTTTGGTTTCAAAAATATCTGCATCTGCATGcaacattttttcatttttcttaatctttgttttacttttaatgaaattgCAATGGCATGAAGTTAACAACATTGAATGTATCGCtacaaatttgaataaaaatccaatcttttTCACATTACAAGTCCCTATACTATTCTGGGTCAAGctgattctgttttttttttttttttttttttgtgttgctgATTAGTACTTTTGGATTACTCTTTCAGATTGTGAAAAGGgcttcaaaatttgattttgatgttgttgatttttgtAAGTGATTTATGCTATTGTGTGAGttcttaaattaaaacaaacttgAAGCTTTTGCATGGAGTGATGGAGGTGTTGTTGAAGTTATTTGGTGGAACTCTGAATATAACTACAAAATGCATGGTTTTGCTTGTTACTGTTTTGATCCTTAGAGTACTTCTTTTCCCTGGCTTTGGTGGAAATGAATGGAGAAATTTCGTCTTTAACGACAACCTAACTTCTCCATCAATGAGTTCTTATGAATTTGAAATTAGGCAATTTAAGTTTTTGGTAGTTCCTCAGCTTGTTTGGGGATTAAACAATCAGAAAATCGCGTTCGCAAGGTCTTGTCTTACTGCTAGAATGTTGAATAGAACCCTTTTGATGCCTAGCTTTAGTGCCTCCCTATTCTACAAAGAAATCGATCAATTGCAACCGATTTTGTTTGAGAAAGTATTCCAATTTGAAAAGTTTAATGCACTTTGTAGTGGTTTTGTTCAGTTAGGCCGGTATAACAATGTCTTGAATAGAACCCGAGTGCTTGAAATGACGAAAGGGAGTGGAAGGAAGTGGACATTGGAGAGAGATTTATCACAATTGAAGGAGTATAGTAAAGGCTCTTATGATGATTACGAGGTAATTGAAATTATAGGGAAAAACCCTTTCTTATGGCATGATCATTGGCCTTTGAAAAACTATGGAAAGGTTTTTGAGTGCTTGCTTTTGATCGATGAAATTCGTAACGAAGCGGAAAGGGTTGTGTCAAGGATTAGGGAAGTTGGAAACACTCAACCAATAGAACTGCAAAAAGGTATCACCATTGGTTGTCTTTAAACAACTGGTTTTTTCTCCAGTTTTGGAGTTTTCAACGTTATATTCTTGTACTTGATCGTGTTCCTTAATTTCTCTAGTTGTTTTTTCCCAACAGATAGGTCTTCCTCTCAGCCTCTTCCATATGTTGCTGTTCATATGAGGATAGAAATTGATTGGATGATTCATTGCAAAAAGTTAGAGCAGAGATTGAACACAAATCAGATATGCAGTAGCAAGAAAGAGATAGTGGAAAGAGTTAGAAACAGTATAATTGGTTTGAAAAAAACACCGATTGCCGTTTATCTTGCAGTAGCCGATAAACTCCTTAACAATTCTTCCATAATGGAAGACTGGGGAGAAGGGTTTCTTCCTTTCGAGAAAAAGAAACTCGGCGTTGAAGGAATTTATAGCAAGTATCCATATCTAATTCAGTCTGCAATTGACTATGAAGTTTGTTTACAAGCCGATATCTTTGTTGGAAACAGTTTCTCCACATTTTCAAGTCTTATAGTTCTTGAAAGAACACAGAAGATGATCGGAATGAGTGTCGCGAGCATGTGCGAAGCTGATGTAAGATGGCCTTCTTATGCATACAATATACAAGGTGAATCAAATGGTGCAATGAGATGGATTACAAATATGTCTGAATCAAGTCTTCAAACAATAAGCTATGGCACCAATCATATCTATGATTGCAAGggtcatatttaattttctgcTTCTGACATAAAATTTTGAGTAGTTTAGTTTAACGGCCTGATTATTTTGTCTACACATTTTTCACTTCCAGAGTTTGATTAGCACACTTCATAGATGGTAAAGTAAAGCATATCTACAATCAATgaatatattttacattttttgcatttaagtcaattttaattttattcatttttagtccttaaataTGTAAAGACAGTGTGATTGTGGTCTCGTTGACAGTGTCAGGAATGCTGCAGTGTAAATTCCAAATTTAGAAATGACTTTCTGGTCTTTTGAATTTGCATACTCCAGAATGCATCCATCCTTAGTTTTAGGTTTCAAGCAAGTAGAATCATGTAcctatgaataaataaataaattaatctaaTAGGTGAAATTGAACTGCTTTGAGTTGTAGCCCTAACATGGATTAGGAAGGGGGAGCACGTGGACCTATGATCTGGGTGGGGAATTAAAATAGTGTTAGAGTAAAGTGTAGGGAAAATTATGTTGAATTCTAGCTCTAAGAGGAGACTTAGAGTTAGACACCACGTAAAATTGTTTAAGAGGATGCCTAACTAACTTTTCGGTCggttcaaaatgtttgtttaatGACAATTCAAGCAAgtcatttgttcaattttttatttggaaatgtGAGTAAAAGAGCAAGTCGTTGTATTTTCTCATTATACATGTGAATGGAAATGTGATTACGGGTGAGTACTTGCAGAAGAGCATGCATCcaaactatttttataaagataaaattGCTTATTAAAGCTTAGAATGTGCAAGAATGCCACTTTGTGCAGGTCACAGATGTaacatttatttgttttgtttaatgtGTAAAAGGTAAGGGCGCGGGCGGACGTGTCAAAAAGCGGAAGTTCCAAGAAAGATTTGATAACAGATTCCGAATGTTTGGGGTTACAATATCATTAAGTAATAATCAATGTGCACATAGCTTACATGTTATCAATCACAATCTTTACATGAAGTATAATTTTTGTCCAATTTTCTCACTTCCTCCTTTCTGAGATGGTGGTATTTGTGTCTCTAAAAGGCTTCTATGCAAGTTTGAAGATTTACTGTAGATGTCGAAAACTATGATACCAGTGTAACAATGAAACATGATGCTAATTGCTAACACGGCATACCTCAAGGTGCAGGAGGTCCGGGAAGAGAAAGGGAGTGCCTAAAATACGACCTCATTTGGAGATCAAAATATTACTTGAAGATCTAGGCTTTGAGACCAGGTTGATTGGAGCCCGTCAATTTTCGTTGGAATAAAATTCCTCTAAAATGGAAAGGTAAGCTAGAAAACAGACTCATACGCCGTTAGATTCACACACAAACTACTTCACTGTTTTCAGTAGAAAAAACAGAAGGCATATATATGTGAAGACAGGAGTAAGTCATAAGATTTTCCCCCAATTCTGTATGAGTGGATAATAGGCCAACTAGATGAAGAACATAATGTTTTCCAGGTCAGCATGCAGCCTGTAAAATCCCTGTTCAAACGAAGCTGTCGGTGGAATCGATGATGAATCTTTAGAAGACAAATATGTTCTTGACTTCTTAGGTTGCATCCCAGTCTTTGCTTCGTGGTATAATCGTCCTCTATAAGCAGCAAGGTCAGCATAATACACAGGAGGGACTAGAGACACAGGTTTAGTGCACCTTGCAAAGGTGAAGCACATCTCATAAATAAGTTTCTGCAATTCATCAGATGTAAACTTGTGCTCATCCCATAAAACATGATAGTGGGTGGGCTTGCTTGTACCTAGGCTTCCATAGTAACTACAAAGGTAAAAGTCAAACTCAAAGGGGTGAGTAACTTTTGTGTCAACAACCGTTCCCGGTAAAATATTGCCGCTAGAAGACCCATCCCTCCAACTGTCTGGAAAAAATCGAGTTTGATGTCGTTTTTGTGCAACAATAAGAGTGATCGTTGGGAAATAATTTAATCTTTGGAATGCTCTCTTCAAATCAAGTAGCTCTTCATTAAGAACCATGTCAAACTGGAACTCGCTCACCCCATCacgaaaaacaacaattttttcagGCCTGACTCCATTCTTCTGCCAATAGCAACTAACAAGCTCAACACAAATCTCCCCAAAGTTCAATATTTTCTCACTACGATTGAATTGTGGGCAAACACGTGCCGCATAACGATTTGCAGCAGGCCAGTTAATGGTTGCAACCACAGCAACAATTGATGGACTCTTGTTGTCTCGCGAACCAGGGTGATTGACATCAGCCCCTATAAACATAACATGTTCTTCACCCTCAAAGTAAGGGAGCCTGTTATTGAGCTCTACATTACTGCCTCCGAGCTTGGCATTGATTTTGAGAGCAAGATAAGTATAGAATTTGTCATCCCCTTGATTAGCACTATAAGACAAACAACATTGTGTCACTATACCAACTTTGGTCTCAGAAATCCACTTGAGGTATTTGTAACCTGGACTTTTATTAGCCATCACGCAGAGAAGAAATTGTAAGCGACCTTGGTTATATTTACaaatgttgttgattttttcAAGTAATTCAGATAGCAAGTCATGACTCGTAAGTATCTTCATTGAAGATTCTTCATACCAAATGGGCTCCTGCATATAGATACCCAACTTTTTGTATTTACCTATAAGCTTTTCAACGAATTCCTTTCGTCTTAATTTTCTATTATACGGTCCAATACTGGTGAAATCAAGAATGCCCCAACGCTCAACTGGTTTGCCTTCCACCATTGATCTTCCAGAAAGGTTCCAGTGACATTTATCTAGATCCACTGTTATTTTGACATTCTTGCCATTTGGATCACCCAACTTCAATTCCGGAGGGCCAATTACACGTCCGAGAATAGTTGTCATGGTCGTGCTGACTCTCATTCCAAAGTTCTGAATAAGATCACCACTGCCAATGAAGAGATTGTAAGTGAGACGTGTctccaacaaataagaaaacCAAGATAAAGGACAAATAATATACACAAATATATTCAGACATAAATCCAGTTCTTATTTCTATACAAATATTTCAACCAATAA
Proteins encoded in this window:
- the LOC11410166 gene encoding O-fucosyltransferase 23, with the protein product MEVLLKLFGGTLNITTKCMVLLVTVLILRVLLFPGFGGNEWRNFVFNDNLTSPSMSSYEFEIRQFKFLVVPQLVWGLNNQKIAFARSCLTARMLNRTLLMPSFSASLFYKEIDQLQPILFEKVFQFEKFNALCSGFVQLGRYNNVLNRTRVLEMTKGSGRKWTLERDLSQLKEYSKGSYDDYEVIEIIGKNPFLWHDHWPLKNYGKVFECLLLIDEIRNEAERVVSRIREVGNTQPIELQKDRSSSQPLPYVAVHMRIEIDWMIHCKKLEQRLNTNQICSSKKEIVERVRNSIIGLKKTPIAVYLAVADKLLNNSSIMEDWGEGFLPFEKKKLGVEGIYSKYPYLIQSAIDYEVCLQADIFVGNSFSTFSSLIVLERTQKMIGMSVASMCEADVRWPSYAYNIQGESNGAMRWITNMSESSLQTISYGTNHIYDCKGHI